In a single window of the Aminomonas paucivorans DSM 12260 genome:
- a CDS encoding lysophospholipid acyltransferase family protein — translation MSTFFYRLAWLVLALYFRVYHRLSLVGREGLPATRPLILAANHGSYLDPPAVGVAFPGVVRGLAWDGLFRVPLLGGIIRLLGAVPVSQEDRRSAAGVLRLTLHLLERGESVMIFPEGRRSPDGTLQPLEGGAALLALKSGVPVVPVRVDGAFEALPTSGCFPRPRKIRVTFREALLPEDFAGLPDREARRAFLERLRQALLPDPPQGS, via the coding sequence TTGTCCACGTTCTTCTACCGACTGGCCTGGCTGGTGCTGGCCCTGTACTTTCGAGTGTACCATCGACTCTCCCTGGTCGGGAGGGAGGGCCTGCCCGCGACCCGCCCCCTGATCCTGGCGGCGAACCACGGGAGCTACCTGGACCCCCCGGCCGTGGGGGTCGCCTTCCCCGGGGTGGTGCGGGGCCTGGCCTGGGACGGTCTCTTCCGGGTCCCCCTGCTGGGGGGGATCATCCGGCTGCTGGGGGCGGTGCCCGTCTCCCAGGAGGACCGGCGCAGCGCCGCGGGGGTGCTGCGTCTGACCCTGCACCTGCTGGAGCGGGGGGAGTCGGTGATGATCTTCCCGGAGGGGCGACGCAGCCCCGACGGCACCCTCCAGCCCCTGGAGGGGGGCGCTGCCCTGCTGGCCCTCAAGTCCGGGGTGCCCGTGGTGCCCGTGCGGGTGGACGGGGCCTTCGAGGCCCTGCCCACATCGGGGTGCTTCCCCCGGCCCCGGAAGATCCGGGTGACCTTCCGGGAGGCCCTCCTCCCGGAAGACTTCGCGGGCCTGCCGGACCGGGAGGCGCGACGAGCCTTCCTGGAGCGGCTGCGCCAGGCCCTTCTGCCCGACCCTCCCCAGGGGTCCTGA
- a CDS encoding xanthine dehydrogenase family protein molybdopterin-binding subunit: MNGKVVGTSVPRKDGIDKVTGRAPFVADIPVPGCWEGAVVGSPVPHGILKGFERDPAFDWSRVVFLTARDLRGKNFVHLVRDDLPILAEERVAYATQGIALLAAPDEALLRGALKALRPVLEPLPAVLSLEDSLGRKGIVWGEDNILDEYRIQRGDLKKGFAEADRIVEGIYRTGLHEQLYLETQGMLALPQDDGTLEVVGSMQCPYYVHGALVQSLGWDPERIRVRQAVTGGGFGGKEDFPSLLALWVANLALAAGRPVRLVYDRSDDLLGTPKRHPSRTRIVAGVKEDGTLTALEVELVLDGGAFTTLSRVVQQRATLHAQGCYRVPNVSIHSLSVATHMVPCGAYRGFGAPQALFAMERHMDKIALVLNLDPLDVRLRNVLEEGDVLPCGQVLRDAVHPKEVLLRAAELGDYRNKRVAHAAQTGRVRRGVGISLALHGGGFTGDGEANMGTTVRVEYASGVFTVHASSADMGQGIGTVHPMIAAQALGVPYDQVACPRPDTAVTPNSGPTVASRSTMYVGRVVQEACGALIRDLAAFLGDREGTGPARFEEGRFFLKDRSWTTREAADLAREARGSLEACGTLPPGCTGRWDQDAFRGEAYKAYSWIAQTVEVEADLDTYEVTPLEVAVAAEIGKAIHPILVEGQILGGFLQSLGWSHIEDLTLTGEGKLSAEHLNAYLIPTTLDTPRWKVEVLEPGTCPVGPCGAKGLGELPLNGGAPAFVSALQDATGVFGTEVPLTGEKLFRLLEERDGASAPDRQ, encoded by the coding sequence ATGAACGGCAAGGTGGTGGGGACCTCGGTCCCCCGCAAGGACGGCATCGACAAGGTCACCGGGCGGGCTCCCTTCGTGGCGGACATCCCCGTGCCGGGGTGCTGGGAGGGGGCGGTGGTGGGCTCCCCGGTCCCCCACGGGATCCTTAAGGGGTTCGAGAGGGACCCGGCCTTCGACTGGTCCCGGGTGGTCTTCCTCACCGCTCGGGATCTGAGGGGAAAGAACTTCGTCCACCTGGTGCGGGACGACCTGCCCATCCTGGCGGAGGAGCGGGTGGCCTACGCGACCCAGGGGATCGCCCTGCTGGCGGCCCCGGACGAGGCGCTCCTCCGGGGGGCGTTGAAGGCCCTTCGACCGGTCCTGGAACCCCTGCCGGCGGTGCTCTCCCTGGAGGACTCCCTGGGCCGGAAGGGGATCGTCTGGGGGGAGGACAACATCCTGGACGAGTACCGCATCCAGCGGGGAGACCTGAAGAAGGGCTTCGCCGAGGCGGATCGGATCGTGGAGGGGATCTACCGCACGGGGCTCCACGAGCAGCTCTACCTGGAGACCCAGGGCATGCTGGCCCTTCCCCAGGACGACGGAACCCTGGAGGTGGTGGGGTCCATGCAGTGTCCCTATTACGTCCACGGCGCCCTGGTCCAGTCCCTGGGATGGGACCCGGAGCGCATCCGGGTCCGCCAGGCCGTCACGGGCGGGGGGTTCGGGGGCAAGGAGGACTTCCCCTCCCTCCTGGCCCTCTGGGTGGCCAACCTGGCCCTGGCCGCAGGGCGGCCCGTCCGCCTGGTCTACGACCGGTCCGACGACCTTCTGGGGACGCCCAAGCGCCACCCTTCCCGGACCCGCATCGTGGCGGGGGTCAAGGAGGACGGGACCCTGACGGCCCTGGAGGTGGAACTGGTCCTGGACGGGGGGGCCTTCACCACCCTGAGCCGGGTGGTGCAGCAGAGGGCGACCCTCCACGCCCAGGGGTGCTACCGGGTGCCGAACGTCTCCATCCACTCCCTCTCCGTGGCCACCCACATGGTCCCCTGCGGGGCCTACAGGGGCTTCGGCGCCCCTCAGGCCCTCTTCGCCATGGAGCGCCACATGGACAAGATCGCCCTGGTCCTGAACCTGGACCCCCTGGACGTGAGGCTCCGCAACGTCCTGGAGGAGGGGGACGTCCTGCCTTGCGGGCAGGTCCTTCGGGATGCGGTCCACCCCAAGGAAGTGCTGCTTCGGGCGGCGGAGCTGGGGGACTACCGGAACAAGCGGGTGGCCCACGCCGCCCAGACGGGACGGGTGCGCCGGGGGGTGGGCATCAGCCTGGCCCTCCACGGGGGAGGATTCACGGGGGACGGGGAGGCGAACATGGGCACGACGGTGCGGGTGGAGTACGCCTCCGGCGTCTTCACCGTCCACGCCAGCAGCGCCGACATGGGCCAGGGCATCGGCACGGTGCACCCCATGATCGCCGCCCAGGCCCTGGGGGTGCCCTACGACCAGGTGGCCTGCCCCAGGCCGGACACCGCCGTCACCCCCAACAGCGGCCCCACCGTGGCCTCCCGGAGCACCATGTACGTGGGGCGGGTGGTGCAGGAGGCCTGCGGCGCCCTGATCCGCGACCTGGCGGCCTTCTTGGGGGATCGGGAGGGGACGGGGCCCGCCCGGTTCGAGGAGGGGCGGTTTTTCCTGAAGGACCGATCCTGGACCACCCGGGAGGCGGCGGACCTGGCCCGGGAGGCCCGGGGGAGCCTGGAGGCCTGTGGCACCCTGCCCCCGGGCTGCACGGGCCGATGGGACCAGGACGCCTTCCGGGGGGAGGCCTACAAGGCCTATTCCTGGATCGCCCAGACGGTGGAGGTGGAGGCGGACCTGGACACCTACGAGGTGACCCCCCTGGAGGTGGCCGTGGCGGCGGAGATCGGGAAGGCCATCCATCCGATCCTGGTGGAGGGGCAGATCCTCGGGGGCTTCCTTCAGTCCCTGGGATGGAGCCACATCGAGGACCTGACCCTGACGGGGGAGGGGAAGCTCTCGGCGGAACACCTGAACGCCTACCTGATCCCCACCACCCTGGACACCCCCCGGTGGAAGGTGGAGGTCCTGGAGCCCGGGACCTGTCCCGTGGGGCCCTGCGGGGCCAAGGGGCTGGGGGAGCTTCCCCTGAACGGGGGGGCCCCGGCCTTCGTGTCCGCCCTGCAGGACGCCACGGGGGTCTTCGGCACGGAGGTCCCCCTCACGGGGGAAAAGCTCTTCCGGCTTCTGGAGGAGCGGGACGGGGCCTCCGCCCCGGACCGGCAGTGA
- a CDS encoding DUF502 domain-containing protein — translation MSPQTEQTLHRGRRWISEGTRTFAAGLLVFLPLIVLVVVLRFLFEAVQSLAALVFGLTRSVPGAVGVFLVTLALIFYAGHKLRRREKWLLDRVERFLAALPLLGSWYQTLKDLVEVLAGPGQKDRYLGVVKVPFGSGHVLGFVTRREVLEGRTTLTVFVPTSPNPTSGIVLFFPEEAVLPTDLSPESAFARIISLGLKA, via the coding sequence ATGAGCCCGCAAACGGAACAGACCCTCCACAGGGGACGCCGCTGGATCTCCGAGGGAACCCGCACCTTCGCGGCGGGTCTGCTGGTGTTCCTCCCCCTCATCGTCCTGGTGGTGGTGCTGCGGTTCCTCTTCGAGGCGGTGCAGTCCCTGGCGGCCCTGGTCTTCGGTCTCACCCGCTCCGTCCCCGGGGCGGTGGGGGTGTTCCTGGTCACCCTGGCCCTCATCTTCTACGCGGGGCACAAGCTCCGCCGTCGGGAAAAGTGGCTCCTCGACCGGGTGGAACGGTTTCTCGCCGCCCTGCCCCTGCTGGGATCCTGGTACCAGACCCTCAAGGACCTGGTGGAGGTCCTGGCGGGTCCGGGGCAGAAGGACCGCTACCTGGGGGTGGTGAAGGTCCCCTTCGGGTCGGGGCACGTGCTGGGCTTCGTCACCCGCCGGGAGGTACTGGAGGGGCGCACCACCCTGACGGTTTTCGTCCCCACCAGCCCGAACCCCACCTCGGGGATCGTCCTCTTCTTCCCGGAGGAGGCGGTGCTCCCCACGGACCTGTCCCCGGAGAGCGCCTTCGCCCGCATCATCTCCCTGGGGCTCAAGGCATGA
- the hydA gene encoding dihydropyrimidinase — protein sequence MGTVFVGGQVVSPQGVCRADLRVEGERIDAVGFGLLRRGDETVDVSGRLLLPGGVDGHTHFDLPAGEFRTADDFASGTRAALAGGTTTVVDYATQFRGQTLAQGVEAWHALAEGRAFCDYGFHLAVTDWNEGVEREVPAVVEGGIPSFKMYMAYKGALQVDDGVLLRMARVLAPLGGLLCVHCENGDLVAALQEDLFARGERGPRAHPLSRPAEAEAEAVHRMTVLAELAGAPLLVVHVSAARSLEVLRAARSRGGRVFAETCPQYLLLDEGRYLLPPEEARKFVLSPPLRTREDQSALWEALDRGEVDTVATDHCSFHARGQKDRGAEDFRRIPSGLPGVEHRMELLYSAGVAEGRLSLGRYVEALCARPARLFGLYPRKGVLAPGSDADLVVLDPLGSRILRASEQVQRVDYCPYEGMEVRGRIEQVYLRGRRVVHRGRLLEGPPGGVYLRRRPFEGRN from the coding sequence ATGGGAACGGTCTTTGTCGGGGGACAGGTGGTCTCCCCCCAGGGGGTCTGCCGGGCGGACCTGCGGGTGGAGGGGGAGCGGATAGACGCGGTGGGCTTCGGCCTCCTGCGTCGGGGGGACGAAACGGTGGACGTGTCGGGTCGGCTTCTGCTGCCCGGGGGAGTGGACGGGCACACCCACTTCGACCTCCCCGCGGGGGAGTTCCGCACCGCCGACGACTTCGCCTCGGGCACCCGGGCGGCCCTGGCGGGGGGCACCACGACGGTGGTGGACTACGCCACCCAGTTCCGGGGGCAGACCCTGGCCCAGGGGGTGGAGGCCTGGCACGCCCTGGCGGAGGGCCGGGCCTTCTGCGACTACGGCTTCCACCTGGCGGTGACGGACTGGAACGAAGGGGTGGAACGGGAGGTCCCTGCGGTGGTGGAGGGGGGCATCCCCTCCTTCAAGATGTACATGGCCTACAAGGGGGCCCTCCAGGTGGACGACGGGGTTCTCCTGCGCATGGCCCGGGTCCTCGCCCCCCTGGGGGGGCTGCTCTGCGTGCACTGCGAGAACGGGGACCTGGTGGCGGCCCTTCAGGAGGACCTCTTCGCCCGGGGGGAACGGGGGCCCCGGGCGCACCCCCTGTCCCGGCCCGCGGAGGCGGAGGCGGAGGCGGTGCACCGCATGACCGTCCTGGCGGAGCTGGCGGGAGCCCCTCTCCTGGTGGTGCACGTCAGCGCCGCCCGATCCCTGGAGGTCCTCCGGGCCGCCCGATCCCGGGGGGGGAGGGTCTTCGCGGAGACCTGCCCCCAGTACCTCCTCCTGGACGAGGGGCGCTATCTGCTGCCTCCGGAGGAGGCCCGGAAGTTCGTCCTCTCCCCGCCCCTGCGGACCCGGGAGGACCAATCGGCCCTCTGGGAGGCCCTGGACCGGGGAGAGGTGGACACGGTGGCCACGGACCACTGCTCCTTCCACGCCCGGGGGCAGAAGGACCGGGGGGCGGAGGACTTCCGCCGCATCCCCAGCGGCCTGCCGGGGGTGGAGCACCGCATGGAGCTGCTCTACTCCGCCGGGGTGGCGGAGGGACGCCTGTCCCTGGGGCGGTACGTGGAGGCCCTCTGCGCCCGCCCGGCGCGCCTCTTCGGCCTGTACCCCCGCAAGGGCGTCCTGGCCCCGGGGAGCGACGCGGACCTGGTGGTGTTGGATCCCCTGGGGAGCCGGATCCTCCGGGCGTCGGAGCAGGTGCAGCGGGTGGACTACTGCCCCTACGAGGGGATGGAGGTCCGGGGGCGCATCGAGCAGGTGTACCTGCGGGGGCGTCGGGTGGTCCACCGGGGGCGGCTGCTGGAGGGCCCCCCCGGGGGCGTCTACCTGCGCCGCAGACCCTTCGAGGGGAGGAACTAG
- a CDS encoding FAD binding domain-containing protein — MRMRVTVNGKVRSAQVHPLKSLLRVLREDLDLPGTKEGCGEGECGACAVLLDGVLVNSCCVPALQVAGREVLTVEGLGVPGEEGQTPDALQIAFVEEGAVHCGFCTPGMEMASRALLEENPRPTREEVRVALSGNLCRCTGYEPIYRAVDRAVREEYPASFRPRPNPCAGDLPEFDPEERGRFFAPRSLEEALAVLAEHPDATLLAGGTDILPDRKNRKADPEKVVDLFRLEELHGAVREGEILRLRACTTNGEILRTPLVGELLPALREASFRSGAPAIQNRATLGGNLANASGAADLPVVLLALGARVRLASARGTRTLSLGEFMPRYRENACAPGEILESLEIPVPAPSSRQRFYKRGSRKALTLSRVSLALFLEEEGGTIRTFRLAAGSMAPLPQRLTRTEEAVLGRPLDRQTADLASRTAGEEVQPRKSPSYRKAITANLVRRFFDELL, encoded by the coding sequence ATGAGGATGCGGGTCACCGTCAACGGAAAGGTACGAAGCGCCCAGGTCCACCCGCTCAAGTCCCTGCTGCGGGTCCTGCGGGAGGATCTTGACCTCCCGGGAACCAAGGAAGGGTGCGGCGAGGGGGAGTGCGGCGCCTGCGCGGTGCTCCTGGACGGGGTGCTGGTGAACTCCTGCTGCGTTCCCGCCCTCCAGGTGGCGGGGCGGGAGGTGCTCACCGTGGAGGGGTTGGGCGTCCCCGGGGAGGAGGGGCAGACCCCCGACGCCCTGCAGATCGCCTTCGTGGAGGAGGGGGCGGTGCACTGCGGTTTCTGCACCCCCGGCATGGAGATGGCCTCCCGGGCCCTCCTGGAGGAGAACCCCCGCCCCACCCGGGAGGAGGTGCGGGTAGCCCTTTCGGGAAACCTGTGCCGCTGTACGGGCTACGAGCCCATCTACCGGGCGGTGGACCGGGCGGTTCGGGAGGAATACCCCGCCTCCTTCCGTCCCCGTCCCAACCCCTGCGCCGGGGATCTCCCGGAGTTCGACCCGGAGGAACGGGGGCGCTTCTTCGCCCCCCGAAGCCTGGAGGAGGCCCTGGCGGTCCTGGCGGAGCACCCCGACGCCACCCTCCTGGCGGGGGGCACGGACATCCTGCCGGACCGGAAGAACCGCAAGGCGGACCCGGAGAAGGTGGTGGACCTGTTCCGCCTGGAGGAGCTGCACGGGGCCGTGCGGGAGGGGGAGATCCTGCGCCTGAGGGCCTGCACCACCAACGGGGAGATCCTGCGCACCCCCCTGGTGGGGGAGCTGCTGCCCGCTCTGCGGGAGGCCTCCTTCCGCAGCGGGGCCCCGGCCATCCAGAACCGGGCCACCCTGGGGGGCAACCTGGCCAACGCCTCCGGGGCGGCGGATCTGCCGGTGGTGCTCCTGGCCCTGGGGGCCCGGGTGCGCCTGGCCTCCGCCCGGGGGACCCGGACCCTGTCCCTCGGAGAGTTCATGCCCCGGTACCGGGAGAACGCCTGCGCCCCCGGGGAGATCCTGGAATCCCTGGAGATCCCCGTGCCTGCCCCGTCCTCCCGGCAGCGGTTCTACAAGCGGGGTTCCCGCAAGGCCCTGACCCTCTCCCGGGTCAGCCTCGCCCTGTTCCTGGAGGAGGAGGGGGGGACGATCCGGACCTTCCGGCTGGCGGCGGGGAGCATGGCTCCCCTGCCACAGCGCCTGACCCGCACGGAGGAGGCGGTGCTGGGGCGTCCCCTGGACCGGCAGACCGCCGACCTGGCCTCCCGCACGGCGGGGGAGGAGGTGCAGCCCCGCAAGAGCCCCTCCTACCGCAAGGCCATCACCGCCAACCTGGTGCGCCGGTTTTTCGACGAGCTTCTGTAG
- the xdh gene encoding selenium-dependent xanthine dehydrogenase, with translation MFAFRVNGEPCREERDRNLLDYLRRERDLTSVKNGCGEGVCGACTVLVDGRKQRACLLKLSGVAGKEVLTVEGLSEREAEVYAWAFASAGAVQCGFCTPGMVLSAKALLDRNPHPTRGEIREALRGNLCRCTGYAKVLDAVEGAARAFREGTVPREEDRAWRIGERMPRVDARDKVLGRARFADDCSLPGMLHGAVLRSPVPRGLVRRIDVSEARALEGVEAVLTWRDVPGRRTLGHLVPDWPVLVAEGEETRYVGDALALVAARDPETAREALGRIRLEVQELPPVLSPEEALAPGAPQLHPWGNRVEVKTRVKRGDAEEALARSAHVVSRTYRTQRVDHAFLEPESALAEPVGDGLVVTTGGQGVYDENRQIAELLGIPPEKVRCVTALVGGGFGGKEDLSVQHHAALMAWITRKPVKLTWTREESLRVHPKRHPMTIQITSGCDGEGHLTAHRIRITSDTGAYTSLGGPVLQRACTHAGGPYKVPCMDVEGLGVYTNNPPCGAFRGFGVTQSAFAVEGNLNLLAEATGLSYWEIRWRNAIAPGDVMSNGQIAGPDVRLKETLLDAKEAFESSPRAGIACGMKNSGLGVGVPDVSRVRLEVREGEVRVFTSAACMGQGIATMTTQILSHVTGLPLSRIRHMPADTRLTPDAGTSTASRQTVFTGEAVRRCAEALRQDLLQAGSLEALEGKDLYREFDFQSDPMGSEVPHPVSHIAYGYATHVVLLDEEGRVERYVACHDSGQPINLTSLEGQIEGGVVMGLGYALTEEFPTPGGYPVKRYGTLGLWRAPDVPPIEVKLSYARGGEVAFGAKGVGEIALVPPAPAVALAYRRLDGRERTELPLAGTPYHKRGSGGGTEGEE, from the coding sequence ATGTTCGCGTTTCGGGTCAACGGCGAACCCTGTCGGGAGGAGCGGGACCGGAACCTGCTGGACTACCTGAGGAGGGAACGGGACCTCACCTCCGTCAAGAACGGGTGCGGCGAGGGGGTCTGCGGAGCCTGCACGGTGCTGGTGGACGGCAGAAAACAGCGGGCCTGCCTGCTGAAGCTCTCGGGGGTGGCGGGCAAGGAGGTCCTCACGGTGGAGGGCCTCTCGGAGAGGGAGGCGGAGGTCTACGCCTGGGCCTTCGCCTCCGCCGGGGCGGTGCAGTGCGGCTTCTGCACCCCCGGCATGGTGCTGAGCGCCAAGGCTCTCCTGGACCGGAACCCCCATCCCACCCGGGGGGAGATCCGGGAGGCCCTGCGGGGCAACCTCTGCCGCTGCACCGGGTACGCCAAGGTCCTGGACGCCGTGGAGGGAGCTGCCCGGGCCTTCCGGGAAGGGACCGTCCCCCGGGAGGAGGACCGGGCCTGGAGGATCGGGGAGCGGATGCCCCGGGTGGACGCCCGGGACAAGGTCCTGGGTCGGGCCCGGTTCGCCGACGACTGTTCCCTCCCCGGGATGCTCCACGGGGCGGTGCTGCGCTCCCCCGTGCCCCGGGGGCTGGTGCGGCGGATCGACGTCTCCGAGGCCCGGGCCCTGGAGGGGGTGGAGGCGGTCCTCACCTGGAGGGACGTGCCGGGCAGGCGGACCCTGGGGCACCTGGTGCCGGACTGGCCGGTGCTGGTGGCGGAGGGGGAGGAGACCCGGTACGTGGGGGACGCCCTGGCCCTGGTGGCCGCCCGGGATCCCGAGACCGCCCGGGAGGCCCTGGGACGCATCCGGCTGGAGGTCCAGGAGCTTCCCCCGGTGCTCTCCCCGGAGGAGGCCCTGGCCCCGGGGGCCCCGCAGCTCCACCCCTGGGGAAACCGGGTGGAGGTGAAGACCCGGGTCAAGAGGGGGGACGCGGAGGAGGCCCTGGCCCGGTCCGCCCACGTGGTGTCCCGGACCTACCGGACCCAGAGGGTGGACCACGCCTTCCTGGAACCCGAGTCCGCCCTGGCGGAGCCGGTGGGGGACGGCCTCGTGGTGACCACGGGGGGGCAGGGGGTGTACGACGAGAACCGTCAGATCGCCGAGCTGTTGGGGATCCCCCCGGAGAAGGTGCGCTGCGTCACCGCCCTGGTGGGGGGAGGCTTCGGGGGCAAGGAGGACCTGTCGGTGCAGCACCACGCGGCCCTGATGGCCTGGATCACCCGCAAGCCCGTGAAGCTCACCTGGACCCGGGAGGAGAGCCTTCGGGTGCACCCCAAGCGGCATCCCATGACCATCCAGATCACCTCGGGGTGCGACGGGGAGGGGCACCTCACCGCCCACCGGATCCGCATCACCTCCGACACGGGGGCCTACACCTCCCTGGGGGGGCCGGTGCTCCAGCGGGCCTGCACCCACGCCGGGGGGCCCTACAAGGTTCCCTGCATGGACGTGGAGGGGCTGGGGGTCTACACCAACAACCCCCCCTGCGGGGCCTTCCGGGGCTTCGGGGTCACCCAGTCCGCCTTCGCGGTGGAGGGCAACCTGAACCTCCTGGCGGAGGCGACGGGGCTCTCCTACTGGGAGATCCGGTGGCGCAACGCCATCGCCCCGGGGGACGTGATGAGCAACGGCCAGATCGCCGGGCCCGACGTGCGCCTCAAGGAGACCCTTCTGGACGCCAAGGAGGCCTTCGAGTCCTCCCCCCGGGCGGGCATCGCCTGCGGCATGAAGAACAGCGGCCTGGGGGTGGGGGTGCCCGACGTCTCCCGGGTGCGCCTGGAGGTCCGGGAGGGGGAGGTGCGGGTCTTCACCAGCGCCGCCTGCATGGGCCAGGGCATCGCCACCATGACCACCCAGATTCTGAGCCACGTCACGGGCCTGCCCCTCTCCCGGATCCGGCACATGCCTGCGGACACCCGTCTCACCCCCGATGCGGGGACCAGCACCGCCTCCCGGCAGACCGTGTTCACCGGGGAGGCGGTGCGGCGCTGCGCCGAGGCCCTGCGGCAGGACCTGCTTCAGGCGGGTTCCCTGGAGGCCCTGGAGGGGAAGGACCTCTACCGGGAGTTCGACTTCCAAAGCGACCCCATGGGGTCGGAGGTGCCCCATCCGGTGAGCCACATCGCCTACGGCTACGCCACCCACGTGGTCCTGCTGGACGAGGAGGGGCGGGTGGAGCGGTACGTGGCCTGCCACGACTCGGGACAGCCCATCAACCTCACCTCCCTGGAGGGGCAGATCGAGGGCGGGGTGGTCATGGGGCTCGGCTACGCCCTGACGGAGGAGTTCCCCACCCCCGGGGGCTATCCGGTGAAGAGGTACGGGACCCTGGGGCTCTGGAGGGCCCCGGATGTCCCCCCCATCGAGGTGAAGCTCTCCTACGCCCGGGGCGGGGAGGTGGCCTTCGGAGCCAAGGGGGTGGGGGAGATCGCCCTGGTGCCCCCCGCCCCCGCCGTCGCCCTGGCCTACCGGAGGCTCGACGGCCGGGAAAGGACGGAGCTGCCCTTGGCGGGAACGCCCTACCACAAGCGGGGAAGCGGCGGCGGAACGGAAGGGGAGGAATAG